AAGCTTGTTTgttgattttcataattgttCTGTTTATGccttttctttccatttgtccagttaaaatgaataaataaatacattttaataattttgttgaCATGAATTTagaaattgttttatgtttcaatcaGCGTTCTTacatataaacatgttttgcttcCTGTCAtagttttaaattgaaatcaacatttaataaaaacatctttcagcATCATGAAAAGTTCTGGTCTTTTAATGACTTTGGTCAGAGGTGCCCAATAAAAGGTTGTGTGTGTATATTATATTGTTTGCATATTATATTGTAATATAATTACTAATCTTCATGGGTGATttgaaacacacagaaagatTGTATCTAGTGACTTGGAGAATAAAATTTTTATCATCTGTCTGCTAAAATTTagtttgagattaaaaaaaagaagaaagttgatGCAGTAGACCTTTACTGTATATTAATAAGCAAACAGTGTACTAAGCTTGATTGACCAGAGCTAATCAGGATGGGTCAAACCATCATTTATCAATCATTTAGTCAAAGTTGCACAGATGGGGAAGATGGTGATCTGGGTGTTACACaaagaaatattcattttaaatgaacagacTCAAGTTAAAACTTTCTCCTTTGACTCTGATCAATACATTCAAATGAAGTATTATCTTTCTTTAGACATTACTGTAGGTACTGATGTCTCGCCTGGGTAAATGTCCAACTTGGTGAGAGGACTCTGCCCTCTGTCCTCACTCATGACATTTCATCACACATCTTACATGTGATGAAATGCTGGGAttctaagaaagaaaatattggcTTTTGGACTGTGCTGGTTAGATTTATTATAGTTTCTTTAAGTATCTAGATTTATTAAGTTGTCATACATAGAAAGATGACCGGTCACCAGAGCACCACATGCCTGACGGACACAATCATGTGCCGTCAAACTCATGAGGAACCATGAAGAAACCTTGGTTTTGTGGGTGAGAACCGTAACACTGCACGCTCAGTCAGACAGCCACAAaactcacacctgctgagagtCGTGACTGTCACAATTTAAAATCATTCTACTTGATGCAcctattcacattttttaaacaattgtttggattttaaagtGAATGAAAAACTGAAGTGACATCTCTACTTTTTACCACATATTGCTGTAGGTGAAGTTAGCTCTGTGGTCAAATAGTAATCCCAGCATATTCATCTAAGGAGATGGGTtgtaactaattacatttacttgagtaacttttggAAAACATGTACTTTTAGGCAGTAGTCTTCCTATATCATACTTTATACTTTAACctgagtaatattattatgaGTTATCACTACTTTTAgttgggaaaatgttttaatactCTAttcactgtgagtaacttcactgaataaagaacaaacatgtttcaaccaaaaacacgagacacagagacaaacctgcagtttatgttaaagtgaGACCTCTTGTTCACACACAagctttcctgtttttattttattttccaactcGGAAGCCTGCTGTGACATTTttagatgtgtgtgtgggtgtttcttctgatttaatttgtttgttatttatttgtatccttttattcattttagtctttaaaataccagactTTGGacataacttaatttttttatgacataattgtaaaatattgAGTCAGACATTATGATCAGTTCATagctttttaccattttttttttcactcttactTGAGAGATGTCTTTGagatttgcttttaaatttagTAGTATATTGAGGTATTTCTACTAtacttgagtaaaacttttGGTTACTCTACCCACCtatgttcatccatccattcattttcttccacCTATCAAAGATTTGGCCACAGGAGGGAAACCCAGACATCTCTCTTTTCAGCAACACTATCTGGCTCCTTGtgagtaatttatttatttatagtaaGTTTTCCCAGCATAAGAAATAGTCGTAGTTCCTCCTCAGAGTAACTGGTCTGTTCTGGGCCCTCTTCCTCCTAGACGGATGCATTCAGGAAGCATCTTTATCAATTTGTCACATTATTTCTACCCCACCCTCCATTTCCCCCTGCAGGGCATCACTTCTGCAGAGGATTACTGATCttatctgaaattaaaatgctTTGTAACATCACTGGTTAAAAgggaaagaaataagaaaagaatAGTTAAAATAATCATGGACAATAAATGCTCAAACCAACACATAAGGAAAGACATTAACAGCTCACATATCACCCAGAGGGAAGTTTCTTTGGAATAAACATATTAATATAAATTGGAGGAAGGCATGGATGATTTAAAAGATTACATAATTTCACAATGTTGCGCAAAATTACCATCGTACCTCATAACAATAAACTTGGATTAAGGATTTGGAtgaaaattgtacattttactAATTTAGTCAGAGATGtaacacatttattaaactGTCGTTTCTTATGGGTTTTGGGCAGGCATGGAGAAAATTGTCAATGATAAAATTAAACACTATCAAAACCGTACCTATAAATGTTATAGTCAAGTTTGTACTGATGTACTGATAATAATTTGTTCTTTATAATTAATCTAATGCTCCTGTAAGGGAACTTCAATATGAGGTAAAATCCTCTGTATTTATCTCAAACTTCTACGGTTTCTCAATAGACTTCCATTCATATGTAAATACTTTAAAGTAAACTACAAATAAGAAAGTCACATTGCCGCATGTTCAAAGTTTATATTTGATCGACCCTGAGTGGCAAGAATCACAATGTGGCTTAGTTAtggcataattttaaaaatatgtctgtaacaaaagattttttaaaagtcgaaaaggaaaagaaacgaAAGTTAAACCCACAGTCGCCGCTAGGTGTCGCCAGTGAGAACACTTAGTGGATATCCTGCTTCCGGTTTTTAACGGCAAAAGAAGTTCCAACTTCCGGCTGTGGACCGCCCTGTGGTTGTATTTGTCCTGAATTTCATTCAAACAAACGCCCAGAAAGCTCCCGATAAACCCCCCGGCTCGAGGCCCTGAGACCGAGGGACGGGTTGGATGTTCCGGCTTGGTTCTGAAGGGGTCCGCCATGTCTGTGGTTTTTGACGGGAGTCCGCTGAAAGCGATGCAGAGCTCCCACAGCCACACAGCTCCGGCCGCTCTGAGGTAGGAGGAGCCCTGCGCTGAGACATGTTCTCTGTCACATCGGAACCTTATTAAAGTATTAACAACTCTGGAGGTtttgtaatataattttttacataACCTTAAGCTTACGTGcgttttattaagatttttatcaaatataaagtagggctgcaactaacaattattttagtcattGATTAATCTATCGATTTCTCAGGACAGTTGGTTATAAACATTGACACTATatacagattttcatttaaaacttttttgtacaataaaagAAGTACAgcaaaagatacaaataaacaagtagcctgttgacttttttttgaattaattgattaataaatggatagcaaaaggtgcctAATAAGAACTTTTTTGTAGAATTTGAAGCTAAAATCATTCCACTTGAGTTTTacatagaacatatttacaaaggtTTCTTTTATCAGTAAATGcacaatgtttgtatttttggtatagttttggattaattattgatttgagtctgttgttttttcagcagttGGCCTTTTTGAGTCTCTATACTCCTGTTAAAAATTAATAGATTACTATATTAGTTGATAATTTGGACAGTCACGACTAATCCAATTAATCTCTTCAGCCTTCATTAAATGTACTACTTAATTGTGAAGTAGGAAAGAAATTTGGCTTACATTTACTCTTAATTCGActtagtttatttatacagcaccaattcacaacacacTTGTCTCAAGGCAACTTACAAAAAAGTCAATTGAATCCAACTGATCCTAGTATAAAGCAATGCAGTTAAGTTCAGTTTGTTATTCAAATTGGTgacaaaaggttttctgtttatgGAAACCCAGCAGCACTGACTTACAGTTCCTCCTGAATGAGCATCTAGCTACAGTAGAGAATTGCTTGCAttgtgttgttgactttacagcaatccctcatacgAGCAGGCATGTAGCGACAGCGGAGAGGAAAACTCTTCTCCatcaggaagaaacctccagcagaaacAGGTTCAGTGTAAACAGCCATCTGCCTCGACTGACTGTGGGTTTGAGAAGCAGagcagacacacaaaaaacacagtaGCACTAGTCTAGGAGTACTTTCtgtgttaaaagtaaaaatttccACCTCAGTCCTTTGTACATCCACTTTCTGCTGCATCTACAGCTAGCGAGTCTTTTCAGTGAACGTCTCTACCTGCTTTACACATCTAGACACCGAAGATTTTTGACAGAAACTTCTATGAAAAGCATCTAAAGTTCAGTCAAATGGAAAGGGCGGCACCAATTTTCTAATTTGTCAGAGTTTCCTATTTACATGTAGGTCTGGACTTTCTTTCTAACACATGATCTAATCCCCTTGCagctctggttgtatgtttaAGGTCTTAGTTCAGCTGGAAGGTCAACCTACACCCCAGTCTTGGGTGTTTTGCAGTgtctaaaaggttttctttcaggattgtctggtatttagctccatccatcttcacaTCAACTCTGACTGATTTCCCTGTTAGGCTTAAGCAAAACATCCCACTAATATGTATCACTGTATTAACTGTGTTTTCAGATTGTTATGCAGTTTTAGGTTTACGTTTTTGGCGTTTTGCATACCATTAAGGTAAATTTTTGGCATCATTTGTTGTCATACTTTAATCCCGTCCTTTCCCTCGCAGTGCCCAGGAACTCTCCCAGGAGATCAAATCCTTCATCAGCGGCGTCGACGCCGTTCAGGGCCGGAAGCTCGGCGTCAGGGAGCACGCCCGCTGCGCTGTGCGGTTGCTGCGCTCGGTCCCGGCCTGCAGGGGCGCTGTGCTGGAGCATCTGAGGGGCGTAGTATGACGAGCATGTGTCGACGTTTCTTCATAACCTGGAGACGGAGGGAAACGCCAGCTCTGGGTCAACCTCCAACCTGGAGGACATCATACAGGTGAGACTTCATCCAGGTTTCCTACGCAGccttaaaatatttagaaaagtgGTTATTTCCATAATTGTTTAGCgagctgcaactaacaattattttagtaatcgattgtTCTGATGATTAGTTGGATAACACTTATgtcatgggaaaatgtcttgttagaaGTGGAACTcgtacattttcatcaatattaaggaattattgacttaaaacatgctgctatttcctgctgaaaagttacttgtgactTTGTGAGTTAGTTCGTTCTTATTTCCAGggtactaaaatatttacacgAAATGCTGGAATAACAATACTTgctaaaatttgtgtttttacagttttagtgTCATAGATTTTGATAGGGCTGAACGATTGAATTAATCATGAATTGATTTACTGAAACAATTGTCaactattttagtaatcgattaatcatttacTGGAGTATTAAGACTCAAAAAAACGACATTTGTCCATTTAAAttcatattaaaaatagaaatttgaAAAAACTTCTGTGGTGAcataaaaaatttgcaaaatgtgCCAATTGTTGTGTCTGATTAATTGTTAGGTACTAATCAGTAAACTaattaataactaaaataatcattagttgcagccctagaATGAAGCACATCCCAGTTGCTCCAGATATTAAAAGAAACAGTGACATGATCCTGAAAAAGAAGGCAAACTTGGCAACTTGGTGAATGTTTCTCAAATGTTTAGAATATTCTGAAATCTTGGAATATAAGGGATTATGTTCcatatatcaaatatttgtgTGGATTATTCCTTTATCCCTTCCTGTCTGCTGTAGGAGGTTCATGGCGTCCTGTCGGAGTTCATCCGTCTGAACCCGCGGGCCTGGGCCCCGCTGGTCTCCACCTGGGCCGTGGACCTTCTGGGCCAGCTGAGCAGCAAGCACGCCGGCCGCAGGGTGGCCCCCCACTCCTCCAGCCTCAacgagctgctgcagctgtggaTGTCCTGCGCCGCCACGCGCTCCCTCATGGAGGCCTACTCCCAGTGCCTGGCGGCCATGTTGGCCTGGTGCCCAGACGCCTGTGTGGACGCGCTGCTGGACACGTCGGTCAAACACTCGCCACATTTCGACTGGGTGGTGGCTCACATCGGCTCCGCCTTCCCGGGAACCATCATCAGCAGAGTTCTGGCCTGCGGGCTGAAGGACTTCTGCTCCCACGGGGCCAAAGATCAGGGGCCCCTGGTGGAGAAAGGCAACAGAGTGCCGAAAGATCGGCTCTGTGGTGGGGATCCTGGGCCATCTCGCCGTGCATCACTCCGACAGCATCAGGAAGGAGCTTCTCAGGATGTTTCAGGAGAGCTTGGCCCCCTCTACTCCCCTCTCTCCCTCATCCTCCTCCACTTCCTGGGAGGCGTCCCCCCAGCTGCGGCGCGCTGCCGTGCCGTTCCTGCTGCAGCTCGCCGCCATGTCTCCCAACCTGTTCGGAGCCGTGTCTTCGGagctggtggagctgctgcGGCCTGcggtgctgctgcagctgcaggctctgctgcagggcCTCCCCAGGGAGGAACTGGACAACATGCTGGGGCTGGCCGTCCACCTCATCAGCCAGAGTCCCACGGGGGGCGCCCGAGTCCTCCGCTTCCTGGCGGACACGGCGACGCCGGCATCCGTCATCATCTCCGGTCCGACGCCGTCGCCTCATGAAGGAGTCCGAGAAGGCTGCGACCGCTTACTGCAGATGCTGCTGCTTCATCTCCACAAACTGGTCTTCAACCGCTCcgaggggtcagaggtcagtccTTTCTGTTCGACCTCCTCTCAGCCACAGAGGGTCATCCCGTTTCTGGAGGAGCTGCGCTCACATGTCGCTCCGCTCTGTGCGGAGACTCTGCGCCTGGAGAGGAAGCGCCACCTCTGGCTGCATCAGCTGCTGTGTCTTCTGTCGGTTTACGGCGGTCCCAGCGTCGCCACGGAGACGCTCTGCCAGCTCCTCACCCAGGCCCGCAACCCAGAGGAGCTGGCTCTGGCCTGGCAGCTCCATGCCACACTGTCGTCCTGCATGGCCGGGCTCGTTCCGGCCGCCGTGACTCACTGCGTGGCTCAGATTCACACGCACACGCTGGGCCGGCGGCAGCTGCGCCAGCTGCTGCTCAACCTGGCTGCGGTGCTGCAGAGCCAGGACGAGGAGaagaaggcagcagcagcaggagctcaGTCCTCCATGGCTGCCCAGATCGGCTCCGCAGTCTCCGTGCACCTCCATGATTTCGGGCCTCTCTTGCTCCACGGAGACCCAGCCGTGTCTCACGCCGCCGTGCGCCTGCTGTCCTGCAGCCCACTGCCCCGCACAGCCTCCCCCGCgcacctgctgctgctctccagAGCCGCCGTCACGCATTTCTTCCTGGCACTGCGGAGACGTGGGGAAGCAGGGAAGGCTGGCCAAGACGCGGGGCAGTCGGGCGAGGCTGTGAGCTGCTCGGTTCTGCTCCTGACCCGGTTCGCAGCATACTCTGCCCTCACCCTGAAGGCCATCCTTCAGCAGCTGGTGGAGGGGGCGCTGCACAAGGGCAACGCTGAGCTGTTCGGCGGCCAGATCGCCGACATGTCTGGAGCTCCTGTGGCCTCTCCGTCCGTGTCCCCTGACCTGGGCGCGTCTCTGCTGGACATTAACTGTCGGTTCGGCACCACGGTGAACTTTTCCGGCAGCGTGTGGTCGGTGTTCCACGCAGGAGTGATCGGGAAAGGACTGAAGGCTCGCACTGCTGCAAATCTGCTCGATCCATCAGAAGTCATCCAGGTGGGTTACTGACGGAGTTGTGATCAGAGGTTTACTCATTATGTACACCAATACTTATTAAATATGATCCTTTAACAATTAATTTTAGTGGTTAAATCAGcgaaaatacacaacaaattGAGACCTGGGCATtagttcattcatttttatttgtgattttgttgCAATTTCccctttaaacaatttaatgGGGCGTTATTATGTAATGTAACTATTTTatctttatatcatgttataatgttattcaatcatcaaaaacataccaggATTGTTGCCTTGACTCTTTcacgcatgtttgagaaatcctccAATTTTCATGCCAACCAGTCAGCTGTGTAAAACACTTGGGTGGGCCTGGCACCTGCCTTGAAAGGCGCAGCTCCTACTCAGAGCTGCAATTTCCAAGCTTCCGACTCACAGAGCAGTCCTCCCTGCAACTCCCtgactcagctccttcagactagccagcagcaattagcaaacacttggtggaactgcacatctgctgagctctaGTTTAATTGTagaaatgttgttaaagagttaatagaggaaccatgttttgataacttcctgaaggcgaaatttcagaaagagcaggagtttttaaagagacagaggcctgatttcaaggcattaaatttcAAAGTATAATTCCTTTTAAGTCATATATAatatatgtaacatttttataacaactgttGGTTCAGTCTTATAgctaattgtgctataaaatggcacaatgtccctagaaaacacacaatactgccccGTTATATAattgataataaataaaagttcaaaagtaatttaaatactAACTGTATGCAAATTGCTGACCATCACTTTGTCAATATAGTTGTTGATTCCTTCACATCCATAGGATCTAAATCAATAAGACCGAAGCCAGTTATGTAAGCTGCGTTTCTATATTTTCTCTGCAGAACATCCAGACTCTCCTGGCCGTCATCGTCCAGTGCTGCAGTTCGTCCAGCCTCAACGGCTCACAGTCGCCGTCCGATCCCGAAGAGCCGCCACCCATCAACGCTGAGGCAGCCAAGGTTGTTGCCGTCACGCTGGTGGAAAACGTCTGTCCAGACGTGGCCAACGGGGAGCTGTCCTGGCCCCCCGAGGAGCACTGCCCGCACCACCGTGGAGCGAGACATCCACATCCGGCGGTGCTTCGAGGCCCACCCGGTCCTCTTCCACCTGCTTCAGGTTGTGGCGGCCGGACGGCCGGCGCTCTGCTACTGCTCCGCCGTGCTCAGAGGCCTTCTAGCTACGCTGCTGTCCCACTGGGAGGGTTCCCGCGAGGCTTCATCAACAGACTCTCCTTGGCACCTGCAGGCCTCCTGCCTGCTGGTGTCCTGCATGGGCGAAGGCCAGCTCCTGCCACCTGTGCTGGCCAACGTTCACGAGGCTTTTGCTCACCTGACCCCATTTGAGGTGAGGCTGCTGCTCTTGGCCGTCTGGGAATACGTCAGGGGCAACGGGCCGCTGCCCCAGAAGTTTGTTTTCAGCTCAGACAAAGGCATGTTCTGCAGGGATTTCTCACGGGACGGGGACGTGTCCAGGTATGTGGCACCGATCCACAGCGTCCTGCATAAAAACATCGACAGACTGGGACACTTGTGCTGGCGGTTTCAGCTCTGAGAGGGAAACAAACTGGTGATGCAAGTCAGCAGTTACTGTCACACGGGGAGATCACTGTTGTTACTTAAAGAGTGGACTTAAAAttcataaatgtaaaactttgtgtataagtttgtgttttagatTATATTTTCTGTACTTTTCCATTCAACTTCTATTAGAAAGCCCTGGGAACTGTTTAACTGTAAAGAGAAATAGTTTTCAAacttaatttgtaattttggttcagaAAAACCACTAATTCTAGTTGTTCTGTAAACATACTTTCCATCTTTTGTTATAGAAAGAAACTTGTTTACACCACATTGCAAAATAAATCTCCATTTAGTTGTAAACAGCTGctgaatttgtacttttttgctGCATCATCAGGTCGATCTGGAGATCATTACAGGTAATAAGTTTGGcttctaaattaaaatcagtcatatttcatttttatttctccaggTAGTTCAACATTGTGAGCTCTCTGCTGTCTTACGTAAAGCCACATTACAGTGGCTAATGGAGGACTGAAACATGTACAATGTCTGCACCAGCTACATATAAAACTTCATGATCTAtgataggtatttttgtttACCTAAATACCAAGAAAGGACCACAGACAACGTTtatgagttttcaaccaagcttctGCAGAAGGAGGAAGCATAGCAAACCACTTCTCCAAGGTGTTTACCATGCGTTCTGACTCCCTGTAGCAGAGCCCGTCTTTTTATTAAGAAAGGAGAAAGAAGGGGAGTCAGAATGGAATGTGGGAGAGTGATAAATCAAGGGGTGGCTATTCTGAAACAAGGAAGAACTACATTCTACACACAAGCAGTTCAAGGAGTATCCCAAGATaagaagaagcagctgcagctacAAGGTTTAGGGAAAAGcaaagttttgtctttcacacggTTTAACAAATGCCTCCTctctggggtgtgaatactaaacctttaaatgaacaacaaactggtaactacttatgtaagaatgatacaaaacataattattctaacaatcTATACAAACATTGCTTGTGGTGCCTTAGGAGAACTCAACCAAGTCTTAAAGAGTCACTTAAAGAGCAACATCTGTCTTTAAAGATCTTGTGCATCCTTCTACCATTAGGAGTGATGTTTACTTATCCCCAAAGTGGATGATTACACCAGTACTTTGAGACCTTTTATGCATTTAGCTGTTgggtttttaaattatttcagatgAGTTGCGCTGCCTGGAGTCCTGAtacaattttataaaagttttgtttgtttttgagggGGTTCTATTGAGCATTGCAGACTCTGCTGGGCAGaagaaagtattttatttctattaaattcaattcagtgGACTCTAAATACGAGATAACAGAAGCAATGTCTTTAccaacaacataaaaccaattGTCATCAGAAAACCAgtacacaaatataaaaaattacaatcAATTACATTACAAAGATCTGTGCTAAGAACTGAACCTTGGGGTTCacctttatttagttttcaaactgattttgaTTGAATTTTTCAAATTGCCTTAAGGTTTTCAAGAT
This Xiphophorus hellerii strain 12219 chromosome 23, Xiphophorus_hellerii-4.1, whole genome shotgun sequence DNA region includes the following protein-coding sequences:
- the ints5 gene encoding LOW QUALITY PROTEIN: integrator complex subunit 5 (The sequence of the model RefSeq protein was modified relative to this genomic sequence to represent the inferred CDS: deleted 3 bases in 3 codons), with protein sequence MSVVFDGSPLKAMQSSHSHTAPAALSAQELSQEIKSFISGVDAVQGRKLGVREHARCAVRLLRSVPACRGAVLEHLRGVYDEHVSTFLHNLETEGNASSGSTSNLEDIIQEVHGVLSEFIRLNPRAWAPLVSTWAVDLLGQLSSKHAGRRVAPHSSSLNELLQLWMSCAATRSLMEAYSQCLAAMLAWCPDACVDALLDTSVKHSPHFDWVVAHIGSAFPGTIISRVLACGLKDFCSHGAKDQGPLVEKGNRVPKIGSVVGILGHLAVHHSDSIRKELLRMFQESLAPSTPLSPSSSSTSWEASPQLRRAAVPFLLQLAAMSPNLFGAVSSELVELLRPAVLLQLQALLQGLPREELDNMLGLAVHLISQSPTGGARVLRFLADTATPASVIISGPTPSPHEGVREGCDRLLQMLLLHLHKLVFNRSEGSEVSPFCSTSSQPQRVIPFLEELRSHVAPLCAETLRLERKRHLWLHQLLCLLSVYGGPSVATETLCQLLTQARNPEELALAWQLHATLSSCMAGLVPAAVTHCVAQIHTHTLGRRQLRQLLLNLAAVLQSQDEEKKAAAAGAQSSMAAQIGSAVSVHLHDFGPLLLHGDPAVSHAAVRLLSCSPLPRTASPAHLLLLSRAAVTHFFLALRRRGEAGKAGQDAGQSGEAVSCSVLLLTRFAAYSALTLKAILQQLVEGALHKGNAELFGGQIADMSGAPVASPSVSPDLGASLLDINCRFGTTVNFSGSVWSVFHAGVIGKGLKARTAANLLDPSEVIQNIQTLLAVIVQCCSSSSLNGSQSPSDPEEPPPINAEAAKVVAVTLVENVCPDVANGELSWPPEEHARTTVERDIHIRRCFEAHPVLFHLLQVVAAGRPALCYCSAVLRGLLATLLSHWEGSREASSTDSPWHLQASCLLVSCMGEGQLLPPVLANVHEAFAHLTPFEVRLLLLAVWEYVRGNGPLPQKFVFSSDKGMFCRDFSRDGDVSRYVAPIHSVLHKNIDRLGHLCWRFQL